Part of the Clostridia bacterium genome is shown below.
CGGCTACGATGCGGGCGGCTATCGCGTCCCAATCTGCGCGGGCGCTTCGATCTACGATCTCGAATACGGTTCTTTTGATTTTCCGAATAAAGAGGCGGGGTATTTCGCTTGCCAAAACGCCGCTCCGATTTTTGAGATGAAAGGCTCGATCGGCGCGGGCGCGGGGGCGACCGTCTGTAAAATGGGCGGTATGTCGGGCGCGAAAAAGTCGGGAATGGCGGTTTGCGTCGCCGCAAAAGGAAGTGTCGAAATGGCGGTCGTGACCGTCGTTAACGCGCTTGGCGATATCTATGATCCCGCGACCGGGAAACCGATCAAAAAGTCGGATACTTCCGATGTTTCGCCGTCTTTTTCCAACACGACGATCACTTGCGTCTTGACGAACGCTTCTTTAACGAAAGCGCAGGCGAATAAACTTGCGGACGTGACGCAGGACGCTT
Proteins encoded:
- a CDS encoding P1 family peptidase — its product is MLEGFLIGNYTNNETKTGVTVLLAPQGAVGGVSVRGGAPATHETDLFRAENTVDKVNAVVLSGGSAFGLEAISGVARFLHEKGCGYDAGGYRVPICAGASIYDLEYGSFDFPNKEAGYFACQNAAPIFEMKGSIGAGAGATVCKMGGMSGAKKSGMAVCVAAKGSVEMAVVTVVNALGDIYDPATGKPIKKSDTSDVSPSFSNTTITCVLTNASLTKAQANKLADVTQDAYAKCIRPVHTAFDGDSIFVLSSASVAANPVELQMMADALCSKAILRAVTSND